A region from the Dinoroseobacter shibae DFL 12 = DSM 16493 genome encodes:
- a CDS encoding sigma-54-dependent transcriptional regulator, with protein MSAPPILLIEDTPSLQLVYDAIIRGAGHAVICADTADAGLTGFKTHKPRVVVLDLMLPDRDGLELMRECLALNPDARFVVITANGSINRAVEAMRGGAYEFLVKPFDEGRFLAAIDNALRDHVRPPEETPEVLNDFRGFIGSSDTMQDVYRRIQSVSRSMATVFITGESGTGKEVCAQAVHDSSTRAGKPFVPLNCGAIPSDLLESEVFGHLRGSFTGAIADKIGAAAAADGGTLFLDEICEMDLNLQTKLLRFLQTSTIQPVGATRARKINVRIICATNRNPLEEVRRGRFREDLYYRLQVVPIHLPPLRERGEDVIAIARDAVRKFAAEEGRRFTGLAPEVEALFRTLPWPGNVRQVINVMRNVVVLNDGPLVTQTMLPLEILHHHEAMTNNAGPVGLPPEKPVVSLDGLMGRTMAEIERMVIEETIARHGGSVPKAARVLDLSPSTIYRKREAWMKDAAE; from the coding sequence ATGAGTGCGCCGCCTATCCTGCTGATCGAAGACACGCCGTCGCTTCAGCTTGTCTATGACGCGATTATCCGGGGGGCCGGGCATGCCGTGATTTGCGCTGACACGGCCGATGCCGGGCTGACCGGGTTCAAGACCCACAAGCCCCGTGTCGTCGTGCTCGACCTGATGCTGCCGGACCGGGACGGGCTGGAGCTGATGCGCGAATGCCTCGCACTCAATCCCGACGCGCGTTTCGTGGTGATCACGGCCAATGGCTCGATCAACCGCGCGGTGGAGGCGATGCGCGGCGGGGCCTATGAATTCCTGGTCAAACCCTTCGACGAGGGCCGTTTCCTCGCCGCGATCGACAACGCCCTGCGCGACCATGTCCGCCCGCCCGAGGAAACGCCCGAGGTCCTGAACGACTTCCGCGGCTTCATCGGCAGTTCGGACACAATGCAGGACGTCTATCGCCGCATCCAGTCGGTCAGCCGGTCCATGGCCACGGTGTTCATCACCGGCGAGAGCGGCACCGGCAAGGAGGTCTGCGCGCAGGCGGTCCATGACAGCTCGACCCGGGCGGGCAAGCCCTTTGTGCCGCTCAATTGCGGGGCGATCCCGTCGGATTTGCTGGAATCCGAGGTGTTCGGCCATTTGCGCGGGTCCTTCACCGGTGCCATCGCCGACAAGATCGGCGCGGCGGCGGCGGCCGATGGCGGCACGCTGTTTCTCGACGAGATCTGCGAGATGGACCTGAACCTGCAGACCAAGCTGCTGCGGTTCCTGCAGACCTCGACGATCCAGCCCGTGGGCGCGACAAGGGCGCGCAAGATCAACGTGCGGATCATCTGCGCCACCAACCGCAACCCGCTGGAAGAGGTCCGCAGGGGCCGGTTCCGCGAGGATCTGTATTACCGCTTGCAAGTGGTGCCCATCCACCTGCCCCCCTTGCGCGAACGGGGCGAGGATGTGATCGCCATCGCCCGCGACGCGGTCCGCAAGTTCGCCGCGGAGGAAGGGCGCCGGTTCACCGGGCTCGCCCCGGAGGTCGAGGCCCTGTTCCGCACCCTGCCCTGGCCCGGCAATGTGCGCCAGGTGATCAACGTGATGCGCAATGTCGTGGTGCTGAATGACGGCCCGCTGGTGACCCAGACCATGCTGCCGCTGGAGATCCTGCACCACCACGAGGCGATGACCAACAATGCCGGGCCGGTCGGCCTGCCGCCCGAGAAGCCGGTCGTGTCGCTCGATGGGTTGATGGGCCGGACCATGGCCGAGATCGAGCGCATGGTGATCGAAGAGACCATCGCGCGCCATGGCGGGTCCGTGCCCAAGGCCGCGCGGGTGCTCGACCTGTCGCCCTCGACGATCTATCGCAAGCGCGAGGCCTGGATGAAGGACGCCGCCGAGTAG
- a CDS encoding response regulator, which produces MSHDIRGAMSDVIGGLRLVDMGVLEPDTRAQLERVRSSGEVLARLVEEILSWANEGEDAPRRPGQRLNLGRFLHDLDSRWTGRAVASGLRFRMTIADTVPSVVGLDRVALERILGNLISNALKYTDRGEVQLDISLLPSRDLQFRVLDQGPGFSDAALALLFEMRGRPDNAPKPGTGLGLHIAKELSDDMGGRLMVANRAGGGALVSLSIPDGVWTTPDTAPAQSRSHDLSGKHILVAEDNETNQILTTQMLEALGATSEIAVDGVAALDALDQRDFDLALIDIEMPRLNGIEVIRTIRTRNDAKAKMPLIALTAYVLRSNREAIYQAGSDAIIAKPIMSLESFAETLAQHLGAPTTSDELEASNVVSMPDRSRFDRLLEIAGTDGARELLSRLTADLERVRDNLCLAIPRLDQSMLRAETHVLISLAGAVGADRLHTLASTLNAAAHRMDECEIVTLGSEAKSRIDDLLRVIEREAAERIPTV; this is translated from the coding sequence TTGTCCCACGATATTCGCGGGGCGATGTCGGACGTCATCGGGGGGTTGCGGCTGGTTGACATGGGCGTGCTGGAGCCGGACACCCGCGCGCAACTGGAGCGGGTGCGCTCCTCCGGCGAGGTGCTCGCGCGGCTGGTCGAAGAGATCCTGTCTTGGGCCAACGAGGGCGAGGATGCCCCGCGCAGGCCGGGACAGAGGCTCAATCTGGGCCGGTTCCTGCACGATCTCGACAGCCGCTGGACCGGGCGCGCGGTGGCCTCGGGCCTGCGGTTCCGGATGACGATTGCCGACACGGTACCCTCGGTGGTCGGGCTGGACCGGGTCGCGCTGGAGCGTATTCTCGGCAACCTGATCAGCAATGCGCTGAAATATACCGACCGGGGCGAGGTGCAGCTGGACATCAGCCTGTTGCCGAGCCGGGACCTGCAATTCCGGGTGCTCGACCAGGGGCCCGGCTTTTCCGACGCGGCCCTGGCGCTGTTGTTCGAGATGCGCGGGCGGCCCGACAACGCCCCGAAACCCGGCACCGGGCTGGGCCTGCATATCGCCAAGGAATTGTCCGATGACATGGGAGGACGGCTGATGGTGGCGAACCGGGCTGGCGGCGGGGCACTGGTGTCCCTGAGCATCCCCGATGGGGTCTGGACCACGCCGGACACCGCGCCTGCCCAGAGCCGGTCCCATGACCTGAGCGGCAAGCATATCCTGGTGGCCGAAGACAATGAGACCAACCAGATCCTGACGACGCAGATGCTGGAGGCGCTGGGGGCGACCTCGGAGATCGCGGTCGACGGGGTGGCCGCCCTCGACGCGCTGGACCAGCGCGACTTCGACCTGGCGCTGATCGACATCGAAATGCCCCGGCTCAACGGGATCGAGGTGATCCGCACCATTCGCACCCGGAACGATGCCAAGGCGAAGATGCCGTTGATCGCGCTGACGGCCTATGTCCTGCGCTCGAACCGCGAAGCGATCTACCAGGCCGGGTCCGACGCGATCATCGCCAAGCCGATCATGTCGCTGGAAAGCTTCGCCGAGACGCTGGCCCAGCATCTCGGGGCGCCGACGACCTCAGACGAGCTGGAGGCCAGCAACGTGGTCTCGATGCCGGACCGGAGCCGGTTCGACCGGCTGCTGGAGATCGCCGGCACCGACGGCGCACGCGAGTTGCTGAGCCGGTTGACCGCGGACCTCGAACGGGTGCGCGACAATCTCTGCTTGGCGATCCCGCGGCTCGACCAGTCGATGCTGCGGGCCGAGACCCATGTGCTGATATCGCTGGCGGGCGCCGTGGGGGCGGACCGCTTGCATACGCTGGCCTCGACGCTGAACGCGGCGGCCCACCGCATGGACGAATGCGAAATCGTGACGCTGGGGAGCGAGGCGAAATCGCGCATTGATGACCTGTTGCGGGTGATCGAACGCGAAGCCGCTGAAAGGATCCCGACCGTATGA
- the prpE gene encoding propionate-CoA ligase PrpE, which yields MTYSQTYAAWKNDPEGFWMEAAQAIDWVTPPGAALNSDNAPLYEWFTDAEVNTCFNAVDRHVQAGNGDRVAIIHDSPVTHTKQEITYAELQERVSLLAGALRAKGIEKGDRVLIYMPMVPQALEAMLACARLGAIHSVVFGGFAANELAVRIDDATPKAIIAASCGIEPGRVVHYKPLLDGAIDLATHKPDFCLIFQREQEVAHLEPGRDFDWHEAQYGVDPAECVPVAGNHPAYILYTSGTTGQPKGVLRPTAGHLVALNWTMKNIYNVDPGDVFWAASDVGWVVGHSYICYAPLIHGNTTIVFEGKPVGTPDAGTFWRVISEHKVKSFFTAPTALRAVKREDPNGEFIGKYDLSHLKTVYLAGERADPDTIQWTMDKLGVPVIDHWWQTETGWAIAANPMGIEHLPVKIGSPSVAMPGYDVQVLDEGGHPVAPGTLGAIAVKLPLAPGTLPNLWQAEERFVKSYLTTFPGYYETGDAGYIDEDGYLYIMARTDDVINVAGHRLSTGAMEEVLASHPDVAECAVIGVSDTLKGQMPLGFLCLSAGVNRPHDEIAKECVKLVREKIGPVAAFKLACVVDRLPKTRSGKILRGTMVNIADGTPWKMPATIDDPAILDEITEALGKLGYPAS from the coding sequence ATGACCTATTCTCAGACCTATGCTGCGTGGAAAAACGACCCCGAGGGGTTCTGGATGGAGGCCGCGCAGGCCATTGATTGGGTCACACCGCCCGGCGCGGCGCTGAACTCCGACAACGCCCCGCTTTACGAGTGGTTCACCGATGCCGAGGTCAACACCTGCTTCAACGCGGTGGACCGGCATGTGCAGGCCGGGAATGGCGACCGGGTGGCGATCATCCATGACAGCCCCGTCACCCACACCAAGCAGGAAATCACCTATGCCGAGTTGCAGGAGCGCGTATCGCTTCTGGCCGGGGCGCTGCGCGCCAAGGGGATCGAGAAAGGTGACCGGGTCCTGATCTACATGCCGATGGTGCCCCAGGCGCTGGAGGCGATGCTGGCTTGCGCGCGGCTCGGCGCGATCCACTCGGTGGTGTTCGGCGGGTTTGCGGCCAACGAGCTGGCGGTGCGGATCGACGATGCCACGCCCAAGGCGATCATCGCCGCCTCCTGCGGGATCGAGCCCGGGCGCGTGGTCCATTACAAGCCCCTGCTCGACGGCGCGATTGACCTGGCGACCCACAAGCCCGACTTCTGCCTGATCTTCCAGCGCGAACAGGAGGTCGCCCACCTGGAGCCGGGCCGCGATTTCGACTGGCACGAGGCGCAATACGGCGTGGATCCTGCCGAATGTGTGCCGGTGGCGGGCAACCACCCGGCCTATATCCTCTATACTTCGGGCACCACCGGGCAGCCCAAGGGCGTGCTGCGCCCGACCGCGGGGCATCTCGTGGCGCTCAACTGGACGATGAAGAATATCTACAACGTGGACCCGGGCGATGTATTCTGGGCCGCCTCGGACGTGGGCTGGGTCGTGGGGCATTCCTATATCTGCTACGCGCCGCTGATCCACGGCAACACCACCATCGTGTTCGAGGGCAAGCCCGTAGGCACGCCCGACGCGGGCACGTTCTGGCGGGTGATATCCGAGCACAAGGTGAAAAGCTTCTTCACCGCACCCACCGCCCTGCGCGCGGTCAAGCGCGAGGATCCCAACGGGGAGTTCATCGGAAAATACGACCTGTCCCACCTGAAAACCGTCTATCTGGCCGGCGAACGGGCGGATCCGGACACGATCCAGTGGACCATGGACAAGCTCGGCGTGCCGGTGATCGACCACTGGTGGCAGACCGAAACCGGCTGGGCCATTGCCGCCAACCCGATGGGCATCGAACACCTGCCGGTCAAGATCGGCAGCCCCTCAGTCGCCATGCCCGGCTACGATGTGCAAGTGCTGGACGAGGGCGGCCACCCGGTCGCCCCCGGCACCCTCGGTGCCATCGCGGTCAAGCTGCCGCTTGCCCCCGGCACCCTGCCGAACCTGTGGCAGGCCGAGGAGCGCTTCGTCAAAAGCTATCTGACCACCTTCCCGGGCTATTACGAGACCGGGGATGCGGGCTATATCGACGAGGACGGCTATCTTTACATCATGGCGCGCACGGATGACGTGATCAACGTCGCCGGACACCGGCTGTCCACCGGCGCGATGGAAGAAGTGCTGGCCAGCCATCCGGACGTGGCGGAATGCGCGGTGATCGGCGTGTCGGACACCCTGAAGGGGCAGATGCCGCTGGGCTTCCTGTGCCTGAGCGCGGGCGTGAACCGACCCCATGACGAGATCGCCAAGGAATGCGTCAAGCTCGTGCGCGAGAAGATCGGCCCCGTGGCGGCCTTCAAGCTCGCCTGCGTGGTCGACCGGCTGCCCAAGACCCGGTCGGGCAAGATCCTGCGCGGCACCATGGTCAACATCGCCGACGGCACCCCGTGGAAGATGCCCGCGACCATCGATGACCCGGCGATCCTCGACGAAATCACCGAAGCCCTGGGCAAGCTCGGCTATCCGGCCAGCTGA